A genomic window from Slackia heliotrinireducens DSM 20476 includes:
- a CDS encoding ABC transporter ATP-binding protein, translating into MKILKFLKGWGRYVLVIAVLLLVQATADLALPKYTADLVDVGIQQSGIESSAPDEMRNVTYDAVMKLAGDDAETIEASYNATDDLTYVINDYGKAHRAELEAVVARPLMLASIAGQAGIDPTAFEDEQAIRQMLENAPVDNKAQTEAITALVDGSMDPALVQQYAAYAVKAEYDAIGKDTTAIQMGYLFRIGGIMLAIAAIMMAASVAVGYVASRTAAGVGRDLRRRLFTNVVSFSDKEVQSFSVASLITRGTNDIQQIQNVIAMGLRMVLYAPILAIGGIVMITRTNTSMSWIIVLGLALVAVVVGTLFAIVMPKFRIVQKQVDRVNQVAREMLNGISVVRAFNRQAFERQTFETANSNLKATQLFTNRAMVLMMPFISLIMNGMSVLIVWMGASKIDTGVIQTGDLIAFITYAMVIMMSFMIIGMMSIIIPRAEISAQRIDEVLTCETSIRDPEEFHLHPAAAQPGGVRVTFEDVSFAFAEDSEPALSHISFEAAPGTTTAVIGSTGSGKSTLLKLIERFYDVTDGRILVDGVDVREIPLRDLRSQFGYVPQQSFLFSGSVAENVAYGEGAVDMDVVRAATDVAQATEFVEKLPEGFNTEVSQGGTNVSGGQRQRLSIARALASKPRGYLFDDSFSALDFKTDAALRRALDSQMGEATVIVVAQRIATVMNADNILVLDNGEIVGSGTHAELLERCPTYLEIAQSQLSESELKGGGR; encoded by the coding sequence TTGAAGATTCTGAAATTTCTCAAGGGATGGGGGAGATACGTCCTGGTGATTGCGGTATTGCTTCTGGTACAAGCCACCGCCGACCTCGCCCTTCCCAAATACACCGCCGACTTGGTTGACGTCGGCATCCAGCAGTCGGGCATTGAAAGCTCCGCCCCCGATGAGATGCGAAACGTCACGTACGACGCCGTCATGAAGCTGGCGGGCGACGATGCCGAAACCATCGAGGCAAGCTACAACGCGACCGATGATTTGACCTATGTCATAAACGATTACGGCAAGGCGCACCGCGCCGAGTTGGAAGCTGTCGTCGCCAGGCCGCTTATGCTCGCGTCCATCGCAGGTCAAGCGGGCATCGACCCCACAGCCTTCGAAGACGAGCAGGCAATCCGGCAGATGCTGGAAAACGCACCCGTCGACAACAAGGCGCAGACCGAAGCCATCACGGCGCTGGTCGATGGTTCTATGGACCCGGCGCTGGTCCAGCAATACGCCGCATACGCCGTAAAGGCCGAGTACGACGCCATCGGAAAAGACACGACTGCCATCCAGATGGGATACCTGTTCAGGATCGGCGGCATCATGCTTGCCATCGCGGCCATTATGATGGCGGCCTCGGTGGCGGTGGGCTACGTCGCATCGCGAACCGCGGCTGGAGTCGGCCGCGACCTGCGCCGACGCCTGTTCACCAACGTGGTGTCCTTTTCCGATAAGGAAGTGCAATCGTTCTCGGTGGCATCGCTCATCACCCGCGGCACCAATGACATCCAGCAGATTCAAAACGTCATTGCCATGGGCCTTCGCATGGTTCTGTATGCACCCATCCTGGCCATCGGCGGCATCGTCATGATCACCCGCACGAACACCTCCATGAGCTGGATCATCGTGCTGGGTCTGGCGCTGGTGGCGGTCGTCGTCGGAACCCTGTTCGCCATCGTCATGCCGAAGTTCCGCATCGTGCAGAAGCAGGTCGACCGAGTGAACCAGGTGGCCCGCGAAATGCTGAACGGCATCTCGGTGGTGCGGGCCTTCAACCGCCAGGCGTTCGAGCGCCAAACCTTTGAAACCGCCAACTCAAACCTCAAGGCCACGCAGCTGTTCACCAACAGGGCCATGGTTCTCATGATGCCGTTCATCTCGCTCATCATGAACGGTATGTCTGTCCTCATCGTGTGGATGGGCGCCTCGAAAATCGACACGGGCGTCATCCAGACGGGCGACCTGATCGCGTTCATCACCTACGCCATGGTCATCATGATGTCCTTCATGATCATCGGCATGATGTCCATCATCATCCCGCGCGCCGAAATCAGTGCCCAGCGTATCGACGAGGTGCTGACCTGCGAAACCTCCATCCGCGATCCCGAGGAGTTCCACCTGCACCCTGCGGCTGCGCAACCGGGCGGCGTGCGCGTGACCTTCGAGGACGTGAGCTTCGCGTTCGCCGAGGATTCGGAACCTGCATTGAGCCACATCAGCTTCGAGGCGGCGCCCGGCACCACCACGGCCGTCATCGGGTCCACGGGCTCCGGCAAATCCACGCTGCTCAAGCTCATCGAGCGTTTCTACGACGTGACCGACGGACGTATCCTGGTCGACGGGGTCGATGTGCGCGAAATCCCGCTTCGCGACCTGCGCAGCCAGTTCGGCTATGTGCCGCAGCAGTCGTTTTTGTTCAGCGGCTCGGTAGCCGAAAACGTGGCATACGGCGAAGGTGCCGTTGATATGGACGTGGTTCGCGCCGCGACCGATGTGGCCCAGGCGACGGAGTTCGTGGAGAAGCTTCCGGAGGGCTTTAACACCGAAGTGTCTCAGGGAGGCACAAACGTCTCCGGTGGCCAGCGCCAACGCCTGTCCATCGCCCGAGCGCTTGCAAGCAAGCCACGCGGCTACCTGTTCGACGACAGCTTCTCGGCGCTGGACTTCAAGACCGACGCCGCGCTGCGCCGTGCGCTCGACTCCCAGATGGGGGAGGCCACGGTCATCGTCGTGGCGCAGCGCATCGCCACGGTCATGAACGCCGACAACATCCTGGTGCTGGACAACGGCGAAATCGTCGGTTCCGGCACACACGCCGAGCTGTTGGAAAGATGCCCGACCTACCTGGAAATAGCGCAGTCGCAGCTCTCGGAATCTGAACTGAAGGGAGGTGGTCGCTAA
- a CDS encoding LCP family protein codes for MTPQQNRFDLPEIDSGSEEQFVVDPSRFAPKSPERNPQSGSGHSGGATRGVTVTKADEDGMVVIRTRKRKRKGRRSKKRGMARKTKIALIIIGVLALLLAIAVGTLVYMLNSGESKMHGEFTGIVHAPETVVTQNDGKTIEYNGHTYEYNENVVSVLVMGLSDESMYDGNPDAHCADAVILVAMDTETNEMKLIVVPRNSVAEVDMYEGSKLVETRPLPLTLAYPTVVGGTEDEAAANVARSVSRLMYNMPINYYLGIEQDAFVGSVDALGGVTVTALQTIPGTNYVEGEECLLIGEDALKYVKWRDTSVAESALDRQERQMQFVKAFASKARNSSVTELVGLYNDLSADMVTNLGASEVAYMASCLISGENASLDMVSLTGTTEKTDELGKPLEFYYLDEDSVTEAVLAAFYTQID; via the coding sequence ATGACACCTCAACAAAATAGGTTTGACCTTCCCGAAATCGATTCGGGTTCCGAAGAGCAATTCGTGGTCGATCCGTCGCGGTTTGCCCCGAAATCCCCCGAACGCAACCCTCAATCTGGGTCGGGGCATTCGGGCGGTGCTACGCGAGGCGTCACGGTGACCAAAGCCGACGAGGACGGCATGGTGGTCATCCGCACCCGCAAGCGCAAACGCAAGGGACGTCGCTCCAAGAAGCGCGGCATGGCTAGAAAGACGAAGATTGCCCTGATTATCATCGGGGTTTTGGCGTTGCTGCTGGCTATTGCCGTAGGAACGCTTGTGTACATGCTGAATTCGGGCGAATCCAAGATGCACGGCGAGTTCACGGGCATCGTGCATGCGCCTGAAACCGTTGTGACCCAAAACGACGGCAAGACCATCGAATACAACGGCCACACGTACGAATACAACGAGAATGTTGTATCGGTCCTGGTCATGGGCTTAAGTGACGAATCCATGTACGACGGGAATCCGGATGCGCACTGCGCCGACGCAGTCATCCTGGTTGCTATGGATACGGAAACCAACGAGATGAAGCTCATCGTGGTTCCCCGTAACTCCGTGGCGGAAGTGGACATGTACGAAGGGTCCAAGCTGGTGGAAACGCGCCCGTTGCCTCTGACGCTTGCTTATCCGACAGTGGTGGGTGGCACCGAGGACGAGGCGGCCGCAAACGTCGCGCGTTCGGTTTCGCGTCTGATGTACAACATGCCCATCAACTACTATCTGGGCATCGAGCAGGACGCGTTCGTCGGGTCGGTCGACGCGCTGGGCGGCGTGACCGTCACGGCGCTGCAGACCATCCCCGGCACCAACTATGTCGAAGGTGAGGAATGCCTGCTCATCGGTGAAGACGCACTCAAGTATGTGAAATGGCGCGACACGTCTGTGGCCGAATCTGCCCTGGACCGCCAGGAGCGCCAGATGCAGTTCGTGAAGGCGTTCGCGTCAAAGGCCCGCAATTCGAGCGTGACCGAGCTGGTTGGCCTGTACAACGACCTGTCGGCTGACATGGTCACCAACCTGGGCGCCAGCGAAGTCGCCTATATGGCCAGCTGCCTCATTTCCGGCGAGAATGCGAGCTTGGACATGGTTTCCCTTACGGGCACCACCGAAAAGACCGATGAACTGGGCAAACCTTTGGAATTCTATTACTTGGACGAAGACAGCGTGACCGAGGCGGTTCTGGCCGCGTTCTACACGCAGATCGATTAG
- a CDS encoding CpsD/CapB family tyrosine-protein kinase, giving the protein MAGRKKKVKNLRPTLDIAQSTGIRNAASTLLANIDFSSVDKPIQSICITSATPNEGKTTTALSLAAAIGQSGRTCLLIEGDMRRRSLRAALNVHPTAGLHAVLTGASTIDNAVVGTSLMNVYFLDAEPGIPNPEAIISSKHFKAMLEQLCRTFNFVIFDTPPVAAFADAVVLSRLVDGTILVLREGQTKRQDALLATEQMQSVGANLLGIVLNGVKAGSGGGYDYYYGYYYEEKTVPEGSPEAVEALKTAAKYTSGSAKKKPASKSPISAVKIGRHGKE; this is encoded by the coding sequence ATGGCCGGTCGTAAGAAGAAGGTCAAGAACCTCCGCCCGACGCTCGACATCGCTCAGAGCACGGGCATCCGCAACGCGGCGTCTACGCTGTTGGCGAACATCGACTTCTCCAGCGTCGACAAGCCCATCCAGTCCATCTGCATCACGTCCGCCACGCCCAACGAGGGCAAGACGACCACGGCGCTTTCGCTGGCCGCAGCCATCGGCCAGTCGGGACGAACGTGCCTGCTTATCGAGGGCGACATGCGCCGCCGTTCGCTTCGCGCAGCACTCAACGTGCATCCCACCGCAGGCCTGCATGCGGTGCTGACGGGCGCGTCCACCATCGACAACGCCGTGGTGGGCACGTCGCTCATGAACGTGTACTTCCTGGATGCCGAGCCGGGCATTCCCAATCCCGAGGCCATCATCTCGTCGAAGCACTTCAAGGCCATGCTCGAGCAGCTGTGCCGCACGTTCAACTTCGTCATCTTCGATACGCCGCCCGTTGCCGCATTCGCCGACGCCGTGGTGCTCAGCCGCCTGGTCGACGGCACCATTCTGGTGCTGCGCGAAGGTCAGACTAAGCGTCAAGACGCCTTGCTGGCCACCGAGCAGATGCAATCCGTCGGCGCCAACCTGCTGGGCATCGTGCTCAACGGCGTGAAGGCCGGCAGCGGCGGCGGCTACGATTACTACTACGGCTACTATTACGAAGAGAAGACCGTGCCCGAGGGAAGCCCCGAGGCTGTAGAGGCTCTGAAGACCGCCGCGAAATACACCAGCGGATCCGCTAAGAAAAAGCCGGCTTCGAAGTCGCCCATAAGCGCCGTGAAGATCGGCCGCCACGGGAAGGAATAA
- a CDS encoding energy-coupling factor transporter transmembrane component T family protein has translation MNKFLEYVPGDSLLHTMNPIAKLGVAVMFDIACFSTSNLPFLLCMLVLALAMAASCGMTRQTFGLMKAVLAFSLILAVILILTTPKGTSLVELPWGFIGTGSLMAALVTIVRLEAAAIPLFLTFYVTKISDLSNAVVKVLGVPYKYAFTFTSTVHFIPVFMNDMSGIMEAQTARGIEFDKGGLLHKVRLMIPLCVPLLVSSVRKTNSAAIAAEVRGFNLRTRQSGFKEYPFSPVDIAALVLAVILLVAAIALNILF, from the coding sequence GTGAATAAATTCCTCGAGTACGTGCCGGGCGACAGCCTGCTGCACACTATGAACCCCATCGCGAAACTCGGCGTGGCCGTGATGTTCGACATCGCCTGCTTTTCCACCTCCAACCTGCCGTTTTTGCTGTGCATGCTGGTGTTGGCGCTTGCCATGGCAGCCAGCTGCGGCATGACGAGGCAGACGTTCGGATTGATGAAGGCGGTGCTCGCTTTCTCGCTCATCCTGGCCGTGATTCTTATCCTAACCACACCGAAGGGCACGTCGCTGGTCGAGCTGCCGTGGGGATTCATCGGCACCGGCAGCCTGATGGCCGCACTCGTGACCATCGTGCGACTGGAGGCCGCCGCCATCCCGCTGTTCCTGACGTTCTACGTGACAAAGATCTCGGATTTGTCCAACGCCGTGGTGAAAGTACTGGGCGTGCCCTATAAATACGCATTCACGTTCACTTCCACCGTGCATTTCATACCGGTGTTCATGAATGACATGAGCGGCATCATGGAGGCTCAGACCGCCCGCGGCATCGAATTCGACAAAGGCGGCCTGCTGCACAAAGTGCGTCTGATGATTCCGCTGTGCGTGCCGCTGCTGGTCAGCTCCGTTCGCAAGACAAACAGCGCCGCCATTGCCGCCGAGGTCCGCGGATTCAACCTGCGCACCCGCCAGAGCGGTTTCAAGGAGTACCCCTTCTCTCCCGTCGACATCGCCGCCCTCGTGCTGGCCGTGATCTTGCTCGTAGCCGCCATCGCCCTGAACATCCTGTTCTAG
- a CDS encoding transposase, protein MSDSDIYHVVARGVGRCIIFEDDADRKKYLGILDTTREKHQLALLAWCLMDNHVHLLIKGDLTALSDGMRALDSEYAQYFNLRHGRVGHLFQGRFKSETVDTDQYFLTVLRYIHQNPVKAGMTSTCDYTWSSYQEYIGEPMRTDTGMALSMLDGVDGFVEFHRQDDPGAGCIDVNTGRCRYEGEAAIVVAKEVLAPVRIEEVAGMPREERNEALKTLKAARLSLRQIERLTGVSKTTVAKA, encoded by the coding sequence GTGAGCGATTCCGACATCTATCATGTGGTGGCTCGCGGCGTCGGCCGTTGCATCATTTTCGAAGACGACGCCGATCGCAAGAAATACCTGGGAATACTTGATACAACCCGCGAGAAGCATCAGCTTGCGCTGCTCGCCTGGTGTCTTATGGACAATCATGTCCACTTGCTCATAAAAGGCGATCTGACCGCCCTGTCAGACGGTATGCGAGCGCTCGATTCGGAATATGCGCAGTATTTCAACCTTCGACATGGGCGCGTCGGGCACCTGTTCCAGGGCCGTTTCAAAAGCGAAACGGTTGATACCGACCAATATTTTCTTACGGTGCTCCGCTACATCCATCAAAACCCGGTGAAGGCTGGCATGACTTCGACTTGCGATTATACGTGGAGCAGTTATCAGGAATACATCGGCGAGCCTATGCGGACGGATACAGGCATGGCGCTTTCGATGCTTGACGGCGTCGATGGTTTCGTCGAATTCCATCGGCAAGATGACCCTGGTGCCGGGTGTATCGACGTGAATACCGGAAGATGCCGTTACGAGGGCGAAGCGGCGATCGTGGTCGCGAAGGAGGTTCTTGCGCCCGTGCGAATCGAAGAGGTGGCCGGTATGCCGCGGGAAGAAAGGAACGAGGCGCTCAAAACCCTGAAGGCAGCGCGGCTGTCTCTACGTCAAATAGAACGGTTGACGGGGGTTTCGAAAACCACCGTTGCGAAAGCTTAG
- a CDS encoding CpsB/CapC family capsule biosynthesis tyrosine phosphatase: protein MRDEHCHIIWGVDDGSDSFDMTREMVKAALSAGIDEIVCTPHMRWSDFDKRVVQERFARLSSAVPSIKWTLGYEVYYKRLLEIGIEHAPEFTIGDTNMILLEFNSGAVVSDDWQRVFYKLQSTYGLDITLAHPERYATVLENFDIVYQFADMGIRMQVSAGDLYRGMFDKGAKCAKRLIKEGLCDAIVSDAHCPEHYEDFARAVKKWG, encoded by the coding sequence ATGCGAGACGAACATTGCCATATCATCTGGGGCGTCGACGACGGGTCCGACAGCTTCGACATGACGCGCGAAATGGTGAAGGCGGCCTTGTCCGCCGGCATCGACGAGATCGTGTGCACGCCGCACATGCGCTGGAGCGACTTCGATAAGCGCGTGGTGCAGGAACGCTTCGCAAGGCTGTCCAGCGCGGTGCCTAGCATCAAGTGGACGCTGGGTTACGAGGTGTATTACAAGCGGCTGCTCGAGATCGGCATCGAGCATGCGCCCGAGTTCACCATCGGCGACACGAACATGATCCTGCTGGAATTCAACAGCGGCGCCGTGGTGTCGGACGACTGGCAGCGCGTGTTCTACAAGCTGCAGAGCACCTACGGGCTGGACATCACACTGGCGCATCCCGAGCGGTACGCGACGGTGCTGGAGAACTTCGACATCGTGTACCAGTTCGCCGACATGGGCATACGCATGCAGGTGAGCGCGGGAGATTTGTACCGCGGCATGTTCGACAAGGGCGCCAAGTGCGCGAAACGCCTGATAAAGGAAGGTTTGTGCGATGCCATCGTGAGCGACGCGCATTGCCCGGAGCACTACGAGGACTTTGCGCGCGCCGTTAAGAAATGGGGCTAG
- a CDS encoding tryptophan transporter, with the protein MAELRATTIAESKNGLGTQDLILIAVLLAAGAVLKLTVGSLLSSMGMKPNFIIAMYCLAIILTKPKVGQAAIIGLLAGILCQLPMLNATPLLNLVSELLGATVCGLLINVGMNIGGKLDINPLVNTFVSTVVSGGSFAAMAIYINVVSQGGDVAVAAATYAAIVLGTATFNAILVQVLVPPMRKVLKK; encoded by the coding sequence ATGGCAGAACTTCGCGCAACCACCATCGCTGAGAGCAAGAACGGCCTCGGCACCCAGGACCTGATCCTCATCGCCGTACTGCTGGCGGCAGGCGCCGTCCTCAAACTGACCGTCGGCTCGCTTCTGTCCTCCATGGGCATGAAGCCCAACTTCATTATCGCCATGTACTGCCTGGCCATCATCCTGACCAAACCGAAGGTGGGCCAAGCTGCCATCATCGGCCTTCTGGCAGGTATCCTCTGCCAGCTGCCCATGCTGAACGCCACCCCGCTGCTCAACCTGGTGTCCGAGCTGCTGGGCGCCACGGTCTGCGGCCTGCTCATCAACGTGGGCATGAATATCGGCGGCAAACTCGACATCAACCCGCTGGTCAACACCTTCGTCTCCACCGTGGTATCCGGCGGCTCTTTCGCAGCCATGGCCATCTACATCAACGTCGTGTCCCAGGGCGGCGACGTGGCAGTGGCCGCAGCGACCTACGCCGCCATCGTGCTGGGCACCGCAACGTTCAACGCCATCCTGGTCCAGGTGCTCGTGCCGCCTATGCGCAAGGTCCTGAAGAAGTAA
- a CDS encoding energy-coupling factor ABC transporter ATP-binding protein, whose amino-acid sequence MIEFNEFSFRYREGARPVVQDINLSIPDGAFVGITGAAGSGKSTLTYAMNGIIPHCYPGDFYGSVTVDGLDTCDTGLTDLSQLVGSVCQDIDSQIISPIVEDEVLYGIENFGVPRDEIEGRLTEALEDMGIADLRERTIASLSGGQKQKVAIASVLAMKPKVLVLDEPTAELDPASSLSVFELLSRYAREHGTTVVVVEQKIALLSQFADMLVIVDDGRIRFADAPAKVLEHSDELLEIGVNCPRSTTLMNRLAARGVYQGPVCRNVEEASLAIGKVIA is encoded by the coding sequence GTGATAGAGTTCAACGAGTTCTCGTTTCGATACCGCGAAGGCGCGCGGCCGGTGGTGCAAGACATCAACCTGTCCATCCCGGACGGAGCCTTCGTAGGCATCACCGGCGCTGCAGGCTCAGGCAAATCCACCCTGACCTACGCCATGAACGGCATCATCCCGCACTGCTACCCCGGCGATTTCTACGGTTCGGTCACGGTGGACGGCCTGGACACCTGCGACACTGGCCTGACCGACCTCTCGCAGCTGGTGGGAAGCGTCTGCCAGGATATCGACAGCCAGATCATCTCGCCCATCGTTGAGGACGAGGTTCTGTACGGCATCGAGAACTTCGGCGTGCCCCGCGACGAAATCGAGGGGCGCCTGACGGAAGCCCTCGAGGACATGGGCATCGCCGACCTGCGGGAACGCACCATCGCGAGCTTGTCCGGCGGCCAGAAGCAGAAGGTGGCCATTGCGTCGGTGCTGGCCATGAAGCCGAAGGTGCTGGTGCTGGACGAGCCCACCGCAGAGCTCGACCCTGCAAGCTCGCTCAGCGTGTTCGAGCTGCTTTCCCGCTACGCCCGCGAGCACGGCACCACCGTCGTGGTCGTCGAGCAGAAGATCGCGTTGCTGTCGCAGTTCGCCGACATGCTGGTCATTGTGGACGACGGCAGAATTCGGTTCGCCGACGCGCCCGCCAAGGTGCTCGAGCACAGCGACGAGCTGCTGGAAATCGGCGTGAACTGCCCGCGTTCCACCACCCTTATGAACCGCCTGGCAGCGCGCGGCGTGTACCAGGGCCCCGTGTGCCGCAACGTGGAAGAGGCCAGCTTGGCCATCGGGAAGGTGATCGCATGA
- a CDS encoding energy-coupling factor ABC transporter ATP-binding protein, with amino-acid sequence MIEFQHVSASYDEQIQILRDVSFTIQDGDFVAFVGTNGAGKSTTMRLMNGLLKPESGTVLIDGVPTTELRTSELARRVGFLFQNPDNQICCNTVREELLFGFKATGADMAQAEQRVDRVIEQFAFNPDDDPFMLNRGTRQLLALASVIVMEPHVVVLDEPTTGLDFRECIKVMDIIRGLHERGTTIVMVCHDMEVVGDFAKSVIVMSAGKVVDQGETFAILRNRETLAKASLIPPQIVDISMGLSIMHPELAATPIAQANDLRSMESAVLNAAQGGANRE; translated from the coding sequence ATGATCGAGTTCCAGCACGTGAGCGCCTCCTACGACGAGCAGATTCAGATTCTGCGCGACGTGAGCTTCACCATCCAAGACGGCGATTTCGTGGCGTTCGTCGGCACAAACGGCGCCGGCAAATCCACCACCATGCGCCTGATGAACGGCCTGCTCAAACCCGAATCGGGGACGGTTTTGATCGACGGCGTGCCCACCACGGAGCTGCGCACATCCGAACTTGCGCGCCGCGTGGGTTTCCTGTTCCAAAACCCCGACAACCAGATCTGCTGCAACACCGTGCGCGAGGAGCTGCTGTTCGGGTTCAAGGCCACGGGGGCCGACATGGCCCAGGCCGAACAGCGTGTCGACCGCGTGATCGAGCAGTTCGCCTTCAACCCCGACGACGACCCCTTCATGCTGAACCGAGGCACCCGCCAGCTTCTGGCGCTAGCCTCGGTCATCGTGATGGAGCCGCACGTGGTGGTGCTCGACGAACCGACTACCGGCCTGGACTTCCGCGAGTGCATCAAGGTGATGGACATCATCCGCGGGTTGCATGAGCGCGGCACCACCATCGTCATGGTGTGCCACGACATGGAGGTCGTGGGCGACTTCGCGAAAAGCGTCATCGTCATGAGCGCCGGCAAGGTTGTCGACCAGGGCGAGACGTTCGCCATACTGCGCAACCGAGAAACCCTTGCGAAGGCGTCGCTCATCCCACCGCAGATTGTGGACATTTCCATGGGGCTGTCGATCATGCATCCCGAACTGGCCGCCACGCCCATCGCCCAGGCCAACGACCTGCGCTCAATGGAAAGCGCCGTTCTGAACGCCGCGCAAGGAGGCGCGAACCGTGAATAA
- a CDS encoding YveK family protein, with amino-acid sequence MTLLELLHLLRERLALVVALPVIFGLIAAIVCWGFMPNQYTAEVSIYALAHLESSSQNGDYVTSSDLSASQMLANDFAELAKNEQVQSQTADVLGLENLNDYEIQITSSTTTRVIKVAVTSEDPDSAALVANELVAQLSDAAIRVMEVEAVNVVSDAKAPTSPSGPNRLMYAMVAVLAGLFLAIALVVLEDMLNTTVRSDQEVQELLGLPVIGRYPLEKGGRR; translated from the coding sequence ATGACGCTTTTGGAGTTGCTTCATCTGCTCCGCGAACGTTTGGCGCTGGTGGTTGCGCTTCCCGTGATATTCGGGCTGATCGCGGCCATCGTGTGCTGGGGCTTCATGCCCAACCAGTACACCGCCGAGGTGAGCATCTACGCGCTGGCCCATCTGGAATCCAGCTCGCAGAACGGCGATTACGTGACGTCCAGCGACCTGAGCGCTTCTCAGATGCTGGCCAACGACTTTGCCGAGCTCGCCAAAAACGAGCAGGTACAGTCGCAGACCGCTGACGTTTTGGGTCTCGAGAACCTGAACGATTACGAGATTCAAATCACGTCGTCCACCACGACGCGTGTTATCAAGGTGGCCGTGACCAGCGAAGACCCGGACTCCGCGGCCTTGGTTGCCAACGAGCTGGTGGCGCAGCTGTCCGACGCAGCCATCCGCGTCATGGAGGTCGAGGCCGTCAACGTGGTGTCCGACGCGAAGGCACCCACGTCGCCGTCCGGCCCCAACCGCCTGATGTACGCCATGGTGGCGGTTCTGGCGGGTCTGTTCCTGGCCATCGCGCTGGTGGTTCTGGAAGACATGCTGAACACCACCGTCCGTTCCGACCAGGAGGTTCAGGAGCTTCTGGGTCTGCCTGTCATCGGACGATATCCGCTTGAGAAGGGAGGTCGCCGATAA